The Neorhizobium sp. NCHU2750 genome has a window encoding:
- the fhuB gene encoding Fe(3+)-hydroxamate ABC transporter permease FhuB, producing MMLAEPVPVHHRRRWIQRAAILLPLLLCIAVTALHFSRSFTGANWWELLSGTPAGNMQVAILYYSALPRLAIALLAGACLGLVSTVLQVVLRNPIAEPATLGMSGGASLAMTAASLWAPAVLDGYRSGIAFAGAGLALLMVLGLAFGRTLSPLRLILGGLVVSLLCGSVNALLVLLHHDTLQGIFIWNAGSLVQNDWHAAKWLATEAGAALVFFLLLSRVLTVLHLEDDSARSLGLSLFHIRLAALIGTVLTTASVASAIGVVGFLGLASSTIASALGIRSFAGRLIASAAIGAVMLATVDQGLQLLTGAFGEIPAGSLTALLGAPLMLWLLPRLTSPPEGDRSGLGISQRRGDHRLAIILPIVALIALLWPAVMLTHDGIHWHLAGLAQMESALSWRGARTLAAASAGFLLGVAGTLMQRITGNPLASPEALGISSGAAVGALVSILVIAQPDKATLVTFAALGALLTLAAVFGFARRGQFSPERMLLAGISVSTLFSGLVTFLLATGDPRMRVFIGWMAGSVSRATPTDAGIAFAIAVFATILLPLLRRWLDIWPMGEITAQAVGVNRRQSRLSLFVIIAVMMAAPTMLVGPLSFVGLMAPHIVRMAGVARAIPQCIAAGVTGALIVVAADLIGRTLLFPYEMPAGLMASLIGAPFFLWIMHRRSI from the coding sequence ATGCTTGCCGAACCTGTCCCGGTGCACCATCGTCGCCGGTGGATCCAGCGTGCCGCCATTCTCCTGCCTTTGCTCCTGTGCATCGCGGTCACGGCCCTGCATTTTAGCCGCAGCTTCACCGGCGCCAACTGGTGGGAACTTCTCTCCGGCACGCCGGCGGGAAACATGCAGGTCGCAATCCTCTATTATTCTGCGCTTCCGCGGCTCGCCATCGCATTGCTCGCCGGCGCGTGCCTCGGACTTGTCAGCACCGTCCTGCAGGTCGTGCTGCGCAATCCGATCGCGGAACCGGCGACGCTTGGCATGTCGGGCGGTGCGTCACTGGCCATGACGGCCGCATCGCTCTGGGCACCGGCTGTGCTCGACGGTTACCGCTCCGGCATTGCTTTTGCCGGCGCAGGCCTGGCGCTGCTCATGGTTCTGGGGCTGGCTTTCGGGCGTACGCTCTCACCGCTCCGCCTCATTCTCGGCGGTCTTGTCGTCAGTCTGCTCTGTGGTAGCGTTAACGCCCTCCTCGTGCTGCTGCACCACGATACATTGCAGGGCATCTTCATCTGGAATGCCGGGTCACTGGTGCAGAACGACTGGCATGCCGCGAAATGGCTCGCAACCGAAGCCGGCGCGGCTCTGGTTTTCTTCCTGCTTCTTTCACGGGTGCTGACCGTGCTGCATCTGGAAGATGACAGCGCCCGCAGCCTCGGGCTCTCCTTATTCCATATCCGACTGGCGGCATTGATCGGGACAGTGCTGACGACTGCGTCCGTGGCCAGTGCAATCGGTGTCGTGGGCTTTCTGGGGCTGGCCTCATCCACCATCGCGAGTGCCTTGGGCATACGATCATTTGCCGGCCGCCTGATCGCTTCGGCAGCGATCGGCGCGGTGATGCTGGCCACGGTGGATCAGGGGCTGCAATTGCTGACGGGTGCGTTCGGTGAAATCCCGGCGGGCAGCCTCACGGCATTGCTCGGCGCGCCACTGATGTTATGGCTTTTGCCGAGGCTCACCTCTCCGCCCGAAGGAGATCGGAGCGGACTTGGCATAAGCCAACGCAGGGGCGATCACCGGCTGGCGATCATCCTGCCGATTGTCGCCCTGATCGCTCTGCTCTGGCCGGCAGTGATGCTGACGCATGATGGAATTCACTGGCATTTGGCTGGTCTCGCGCAAATGGAAAGCGCGCTGTCCTGGAGAGGTGCGAGGACACTTGCGGCGGCGAGCGCCGGCTTTTTGCTGGGCGTGGCCGGTACGCTGATGCAGCGCATCACGGGCAATCCGCTGGCCTCGCCGGAAGCGCTGGGGATTTCGTCCGGGGCCGCGGTCGGCGCATTGGTGTCGATCCTGGTGATAGCGCAACCAGACAAGGCAACACTGGTCACCTTTGCGGCGCTCGGGGCCCTGTTGACTCTCGCGGCCGTCTTCGGCTTTGCCAGGCGGGGGCAGTTTTCACCCGAACGCATGCTGCTTGCCGGTATTTCAGTCAGCACGCTGTTCAGCGGGCTGGTCACCTTTCTGCTCGCCACGGGAGATCCGCGCATGCGCGTCTTCATCGGCTGGATGGCCGGTTCCGTATCCCGGGCGACGCCGACCGATGCGGGCATCGCCTTCGCGATCGCAGTGTTTGCGACAATCCTTCTTCCGCTGCTGCGGCGCTGGCTCGATATCTGGCCTATGGGAGAGATCACCGCCCAGGCGGTCGGCGTCAACCGCAGGCAGTCTCGCTTGTCGCTGTTTGTCATCATCGCTGTCATGATGGCAGCGCCGACGATGCTTGTCGGGCCATTGAGTTTTGTCGGCCTCATGGCGCCGCATATCGTGCGCATGGCGGGAGTGGCACGTGCGATACCGCAATGCATCGCAGCGGGTGTCACAGGCGCGCTCATCGTTGTCGCAGCCGATCTGATCGGCCGAACCCTGCTGTTTCCCTATGAGATGCCGGCTGGTCTCATGGCCTCACTGATCGGTGCCCCTTTCTTCCTCTGGATCATGCATAGACGCTCCATATAA
- a CDS encoding DUF2026 family protein, with amino-acid sequence MLIKQSDYHRIYRVINSLLVAANADPATASMYFSTFGAFILKQHYKLDAAPKGGLAAYRLGDTTILFADHREDGYVTGTGENFHCWVEAEGWMIDFMAPALPQAAGNIALPSRMLQKPMSGMASSINHLDKSGDFFCKHEQEAMARNFSDWQKHAMIGDMASVAAKWFRKSPKQMPSSISIEEGDGNARTVPLIGNTLSGSW; translated from the coding sequence ATGCTGATCAAGCAGAGCGACTATCACCGGATCTATCGGGTCATCAACAGCCTGCTTGTTGCTGCGAATGCCGACCCGGCAACAGCCTCGATGTATTTCTCGACATTCGGTGCCTTCATCCTCAAACAGCATTACAAGCTTGACGCAGCGCCGAAAGGCGGGCTGGCAGCCTACAGGCTTGGCGACACGACGATCCTTTTTGCTGATCATCGTGAGGACGGATATGTCACCGGAACCGGCGAAAACTTTCATTGCTGGGTCGAGGCCGAAGGCTGGATGATCGATTTCATGGCACCGGCACTGCCGCAAGCCGCAGGCAATATCGCCCTGCCCTCGCGTATGCTTCAAAAGCCGATGTCCGGGATGGCGTCATCGATCAATCATCTTGATAAGTCGGGCGACTTCTTCTGCAAGCATGAACAGGAGGCGATGGCGCGCAATTTTTCAGACTGGCAAAAGCATGCGATGATCGGTGACATGGCAAGTGTTGCCGCAAAATGGTTTCGCAAGTCACCCAAGCAGATGCCCAGTTCGATCTCGATCGAAGAAGGCGATGGTAATGCAAGGACCGTGCCGCTGATCGGCAATACGCTATCCGGTTCCTGGTGA
- the dinB gene encoding DNA polymerase IV, whose amino-acid sequence MTDSPPVAENLRKIIHVDMDAFYASVEQRDNPELRGKPLAVGGAAARGVVAVASYEARKFGVHSAMPSVTAARKCPDLIFVKPRFEVYRAISQQIREIFAEYTPLIEPLSLDEAYLDVTENLKGMPIATEIAQEIRAKIKEVTGLNASAGISYNKFLAKMASDLNKPNGQAVITPKNGPAFVEGLAVKKFHGVGPATAEKMHRLGIETGADLKAQSLPFLTEHFGKSGPYFYGIARGVDNRQVRPDRVRKSVGAEDTFMQDIDALDLATHELKPLVEKVWAYCVAKGFSGKTVTVKIKYSDFTQATRSKTAAQPFADCTAILEAASGLLATVHPFKRSIRLLGVTLSSLTHDQGEDGCEDQPQLDFGM is encoded by the coding sequence ATGACCGATAGTCCTCCGGTCGCAGAAAACCTTCGTAAAATCATCCATGTGGACATGGATGCCTTTTACGCGTCGGTCGAGCAGCGGGACAATCCGGAGCTGCGTGGCAAGCCGCTGGCTGTCGGCGGTGCGGCGGCACGCGGCGTGGTGGCGGTGGCAAGCTATGAGGCGCGCAAGTTCGGGGTCCATTCCGCCATGCCCTCGGTGACTGCCGCACGCAAATGCCCGGATCTGATTTTCGTGAAGCCGAGGTTTGAGGTCTATCGGGCCATCTCGCAGCAGATCCGTGAGATATTTGCGGAGTATACGCCCCTGATCGAGCCGTTATCGCTGGATGAGGCCTATCTCGACGTCACGGAAAACCTGAAGGGTATGCCGATCGCCACGGAGATCGCGCAGGAAATCCGGGCGAAGATTAAGGAGGTGACCGGCCTCAACGCGTCCGCGGGTATTTCCTACAACAAGTTCCTTGCCAAGATGGCGTCCGACCTCAACAAACCGAATGGCCAGGCGGTGATTACGCCAAAGAACGGACCGGCTTTCGTCGAGGGACTGGCCGTCAAGAAATTCCATGGTGTCGGGCCGGCCACGGCAGAGAAGATGCATCGGCTCGGGATCGAGACGGGCGCGGATCTCAAGGCGCAGTCGCTGCCCTTCCTTACCGAGCATTTCGGCAAGTCCGGTCCCTATTTCTATGGCATCGCCCGCGGCGTCGACAACCGTCAGGTTCGGCCCGACCGCGTGCGAAAATCTGTCGGCGCCGAAGATACATTCATGCAGGACATTGACGCCCTGGATCTGGCGACACACGAGTTGAAGCCTCTGGTCGAAAAGGTCTGGGCTTACTGCGTGGCCAAGGGTTTCAGCGGCAAAACCGTGACGGTGAAAATCAAGTATTCCGACTTCACGCAGGCGACGCGCAGCAAGACGGCCGCGCAACCCTTTGCTGACTGTACTGCAATTCTTGAAGCGGCGTCCGGTCTGCTCGCTACAGTCCATCCGTTCAAACGATCCATCCGCCTGCTGGGCGTGACTTTGTCTTCGCTCACCCACGATCAGGGTGAAGACGGCTGCGAGGATCAGCCTCAGCTGGATTTCGGCATGTAG
- a CDS encoding SDR family NAD(P)-dependent oxidoreductase, translating into MRFQNKNVIITGAAAGLGRTIATSFAREGADVAVIDFGDASQTRSAILAEGRRCEIFKADVRDKDQVTAAVAGAADFFDSRVDVLISNAGFNGHYSLIKDMPLDHWRETLDINLTGTMLVTQAVIPLMIARKEGVIGITASNVARRGLPYRGDYVCSKWAILGLNQTLALELAQYNIRVNAVCPGPIEGDRIEDVMAKQGAVEGKSVAQMRKEWESAAPMNRFVTPEEVTSALMFLMSDGASGMTGQALNVTGGFLMT; encoded by the coding sequence ATGCGCTTTCAGAACAAGAACGTGATCATCACGGGTGCGGCCGCAGGACTTGGCCGCACCATCGCCACGAGCTTTGCCAGGGAGGGCGCCGACGTCGCCGTCATCGATTTCGGCGATGCCTCGCAGACACGTTCAGCCATTCTGGCGGAAGGCCGCCGCTGCGAGATTTTCAAGGCGGATGTGCGCGACAAGGATCAGGTGACGGCGGCCGTCGCCGGCGCGGCCGACTTCTTCGACAGCCGCGTCGACGTATTGATCAGCAATGCCGGCTTCAACGGCCATTACAGCCTGATCAAGGACATGCCTCTCGACCATTGGCGCGAGACGCTCGACATCAACCTGACTGGCACGATGCTTGTGACGCAGGCCGTCATCCCGTTGATGATCGCCCGCAAGGAAGGCGTGATCGGCATCACCGCCTCCAACGTCGCCCGCCGCGGTCTGCCCTATCGCGGCGACTATGTCTGCTCGAAATGGGCGATCCTCGGTCTAAACCAGACGCTGGCGCTGGAACTTGCCCAGTACAACATCCGCGTCAATGCCGTTTGCCCGGGCCCGATCGAAGGCGACCGGATCGAGGACGTCATGGCCAAGCAGGGCGCAGTGGAAGGAAAATCCGTCGCCCAGATGCGCAAGGAATGGGAAAGTGCCGCTCCGATGAACCGCTTCGTAACGCCCGAGGAAGTGACCTCGGCGCTGATGTTCCTGATGAGCGACGGCGCGAGTGGCATGACCGGTCAGGCCCTGAACGTCACCGGCGGCTTTCTGATGACGTAA
- a CDS encoding mandelate racemase/muconate lactonizing enzyme family protein produces MKIRSITSHQLRVPLGDKTFYSSQAAFPERNSYLVRIETDSGFVGWGEGGQYGPAEPVAACVDSVLAPRLIGRDPTEPVRIWEELYAFSRDFGQRGPYIEAMSAIDIALWDIAGQAAGLPVWKMLGGRFRDKITAYATGCYYPEKFDDLGSILKALEVEASGYTNSGFGLLKVKIGLLSLKDDLERLKVIRKTVGPDIGIMVDANHGYNAASAVRMGRMMEDLDILFFEEPVPPEDREGYRKVRAENPIPVAGGECEYTRYGFRDFIAGGCVDVVQPDLAVCGGLTAFTHVLGFANAYGVATIPHVWGSGIAVAAALHAVSTIPSFPHTANPIALLNQPVIEFDRKHNPLRDDLLEERFALEDGCLPVPDKPGLGVTVREDILRQYSK; encoded by the coding sequence ATGAAAATACGATCGATCACTTCACACCAGCTTCGTGTTCCGCTTGGTGACAAGACCTTTTACTCCTCCCAGGCTGCATTCCCGGAACGCAACAGCTACCTCGTCCGCATCGAGACCGACAGCGGCTTCGTCGGCTGGGGTGAGGGGGGGCAATATGGTCCGGCCGAGCCGGTCGCGGCCTGCGTCGATTCCGTTCTCGCGCCGCGCCTGATCGGCCGCGATCCGACCGAACCGGTGCGGATATGGGAAGAGCTCTATGCCTTCTCGCGCGACTTCGGCCAGCGCGGCCCCTATATCGAGGCAATGTCGGCAATCGACATCGCGCTCTGGGATATCGCCGGCCAGGCGGCCGGTCTGCCGGTGTGGAAAATGCTCGGCGGCCGGTTCCGTGACAAGATCACGGCCTATGCAACTGGCTGCTACTATCCCGAAAAGTTCGACGATCTCGGCTCCATCCTCAAGGCGCTGGAGGTCGAGGCTTCGGGCTACACCAATTCCGGCTTCGGGCTGCTCAAGGTCAAGATCGGCCTCCTGTCGCTGAAGGACGATCTCGAACGGCTGAAGGTCATCCGTAAGACGGTCGGTCCCGATATCGGTATCATGGTCGACGCCAACCACGGCTACAACGCGGCCTCGGCCGTGCGCATGGGCCGGATGATGGAAGACCTCGACATCCTCTTCTTCGAGGAACCGGTGCCGCCGGAGGACCGTGAGGGTTATCGCAAGGTCAGGGCCGAAAACCCGATCCCCGTCGCCGGCGGCGAGTGCGAATACACCCGCTACGGCTTCCGCGATTTCATCGCCGGCGGATGCGTCGACGTCGTTCAGCCGGATCTCGCGGTCTGCGGTGGCCTGACGGCCTTCACCCATGTGCTCGGCTTTGCCAATGCCTATGGCGTGGCGACCATCCCACACGTCTGGGGATCGGGCATTGCCGTCGCCGCCGCGCTGCATGCGGTGTCGACCATCCCGTCCTTCCCGCATACCGCCAATCCGATCGCACTCTTGAACCAACCGGTGATCGAGTTCGACCGCAAGCACAATCCCCTGCGCGACGACCTTCTGGAGGAACGTTTCGCGCTGGAGGACGGCTGCCTTCCTGTTCCCGACAAGCCGGGCCTCGGCGTCACCGTCAGGGAAGACATCCTGAGACAGTATTCGAAGTAA
- a CDS encoding GntR family transcriptional regulator yields the protein MINKLSLSEQVEEALRQEITEGRVLPGQRVTLADYQEKWNVSSTPFRDAIRALEVQGFVTVEPRKGVYVAPMNEETVKEIFDVRIGLECLAVELATPLIPLDVAQKAQAGYLALKSVLDTEDKSALGDRDRRVHDLARDYCGSRRLRRLLMSQMGQFRWVQNAIIQNLPRSYEVALPEHIEIMKAICERDATGAAAAMRKHLDNSRHRLLSHLDTFHQPMAK from the coding sequence ATGATCAACAAGCTTTCACTGAGTGAACAGGTCGAAGAGGCCCTACGGCAGGAAATCACCGAGGGGCGCGTCCTTCCGGGGCAGCGCGTCACGCTCGCCGATTACCAGGAGAAGTGGAACGTCAGTTCCACGCCTTTTCGCGATGCCATCCGGGCCCTGGAAGTCCAGGGCTTCGTCACCGTCGAACCGCGCAAGGGCGTCTATGTCGCACCGATGAATGAGGAGACCGTCAAGGAGATCTTCGATGTCCGGATCGGGCTCGAATGTCTGGCTGTCGAACTGGCCACGCCGCTCATTCCGCTCGATGTCGCCCAGAAGGCCCAGGCAGGCTATCTCGCGCTGAAATCGGTGCTGGACACGGAAGACAAGAGTGCGCTCGGCGACCGCGACCGCCGCGTCCACGATCTCGCGCGGGATTATTGCGGCAGTCGGCGCCTGCGCAGGCTGCTCATGAGCCAGATGGGCCAGTTCCGCTGGGTTCAGAACGCCATCATTCAGAACCTGCCGCGCTCCTATGAGGTCGCGCTTCCCGAGCATATCGAGATCATGAAAGCGATCTGCGAACGGGATGCCACCGGTGCAGCGGCGGCCATGCGCAAGCATCTCGATAATTCACGCCACAGACTGCTTTCCCATCTCGATACGTTCCACCAACCAATGGCGAAATAG
- a CDS encoding SMP-30/gluconolactonase/LRE family protein, whose translation MIDESKPRLILDCRNNLGESIVWDELSARLWWANIHEGEIWSWDPEGTDSPKTWSLGVRICALGLSSGDRLIVALEKGFARFDPSIGRLEPIAEVEQDLPTTRLNDGRVDPAGRFICGGMDEAAPQKALSSLYALDGKGQPRHLLGDISCTNSLCWSPDGATMYFADMPKGTIEAFDYDTVSGAMKNRRVFADLSGEPGLPDGSTVDADGYLWNAQWGGDKLVRYAPSGAVDLEVAMPVSNPTCLCFGGRNLDTLFITSAWFGLDDAASAGQPHAGGLFALKPGARGQLEHRYAG comes from the coding sequence ATGATCGATGAAAGCAAGCCCCGACTGATACTGGATTGCAGGAACAATCTCGGCGAGAGCATCGTCTGGGACGAGCTGTCCGCGCGCCTGTGGTGGGCCAACATCCACGAGGGCGAAATCTGGTCCTGGGATCCGGAAGGGACCGATAGCCCGAAGACATGGTCGCTCGGTGTCCGTATCTGCGCCCTCGGGCTGTCGAGCGGCGACCGGCTCATCGTCGCCCTTGAAAAAGGTTTTGCCCGTTTCGATCCGTCGATCGGCCGGTTGGAGCCGATTGCGGAGGTCGAGCAGGATCTGCCGACGACGCGGCTCAACGACGGTCGGGTCGATCCGGCGGGCCGTTTCATCTGCGGGGGCATGGACGAGGCGGCGCCCCAGAAGGCCCTGTCGTCCCTCTACGCCCTTGATGGCAAAGGACAACCGCGCCATCTTCTCGGTGATATAAGCTGCACCAACTCGCTTTGCTGGAGCCCTGACGGTGCGACGATGTATTTCGCCGACATGCCAAAGGGTACGATCGAGGCCTTCGACTACGACACGGTGTCCGGCGCCATGAAGAATCGCCGGGTCTTTGCCGATCTCTCCGGCGAGCCGGGCCTTCCCGATGGCTCGACCGTCGATGCCGACGGCTACCTGTGGAACGCACAATGGGGGGGCGACAAGCTGGTGCGCTATGCGCCGTCGGGCGCGGTCGATCTGGAGGTCGCCATGCCGGTCAGCAACCCCACCTGCCTCTGCTTCGGCGGGCGCAATCTGGATACGCTCTTCATCACATCCGCATGGTTCGGGCTCGATGACGCTGCCAGTGCCGGACAGCCGCATGCAGGTGGTCTCTTCGCGCTCAAGCCTGGCGCAAGGGGGCAGCTGGAACACCGGTACGCCGGGTAA
- a CDS encoding RbsD/FucU domain-containing protein, translating to MLKTIDPRLSPDVLHLLATMGHGDSLALVDANFPVASAAARTVYGKPLSLANLTLGEAAEAVLSLMPLDDLGAAAACRMHPDGEPDTIPPAQAEVQAAIDAAETATFLLHPMERNEFYAHVRNCFAVIQTGERRFYGCVTLRKGVIAPPSLID from the coding sequence ATGCTGAAAACCATCGACCCACGGCTCTCGCCGGATGTCCTGCATCTGCTGGCCACCATGGGCCACGGCGACAGCCTTGCGCTCGTCGACGCCAATTTCCCGGTGGCATCCGCCGCCGCCAGGACCGTCTATGGCAAGCCGCTTTCGCTGGCGAACCTGACGCTCGGCGAAGCCGCGGAGGCCGTGCTGTCGCTGATGCCGCTCGACGATCTGGGCGCAGCTGCGGCCTGCCGCATGCATCCGGACGGCGAGCCGGATACGATACCGCCCGCACAGGCCGAGGTGCAGGCTGCCATCGACGCGGCCGAGACGGCAACGTTTTTGCTCCATCCCATGGAGCGGAACGAGTTCTACGCGCATGTCCGCAATTGCTTCGCGGTGATCCAAACCGGCGAGCGTCGGTTCTACGGCTGCGTCACGCTGCGAAAAGGCGTCATCGCACCTCCCAGCCTGATCGATTGA
- a CDS encoding zinc-binding dehydrogenase → MTKLMKGVFFPGSMTCTVEDVEVPTPGMGEVLLEMRASGMCGSDLEYIYKVPKEKRGQPILGVATDPSTITGHEPAGVVTAVGPGVRHLKVGDRVAVYHINGCGFCKDCRSGWHITCTEVHETYGFDRHGGNAQFMVADERDCVILPNNVSFDAGAFVACGAGTGFSVTRRLGISGMDDYLIFGAGPVGLSAAMFGKHMGARVMVVDMNETRLDMARALGVARTINPAKQDVRDEVLSFTNGVGASAAVDCSANPRARSMMFDCVKTWGRAAFVGEGHDVHLDVSPQIIHRQITLIGSWVYSTPMMMELLETISRHGLPLGELLVSDRFSLKDAPKAFERFAAGETAGKCVFVDF, encoded by the coding sequence ATGACCAAGCTTATGAAGGGCGTCTTCTTTCCGGGAAGCATGACCTGCACCGTCGAGGATGTCGAAGTGCCGACCCCGGGCATGGGCGAGGTTCTCCTCGAAATGCGCGCCTCCGGCATGTGCGGCAGCGACCTCGAATATATCTACAAGGTGCCGAAGGAAAAGCGCGGCCAGCCGATCCTCGGCGTTGCCACCGATCCATCGACCATCACCGGACACGAGCCGGCCGGCGTTGTCACGGCTGTCGGTCCGGGCGTCCGCCACCTGAAGGTCGGCGATCGTGTTGCCGTCTATCACATCAACGGCTGCGGCTTCTGCAAGGATTGCCGCAGCGGCTGGCACATCACCTGCACCGAGGTGCATGAGACCTATGGTTTCGACCGCCACGGCGGCAATGCCCAGTTCATGGTTGCAGACGAACGCGACTGCGTCATTCTCCCGAACAATGTTTCCTTCGATGCCGGCGCCTTTGTTGCCTGCGGTGCCGGCACGGGCTTTTCCGTTACCCGCCGCCTCGGCATTTCCGGCATGGACGACTATCTCATCTTCGGTGCCGGCCCGGTCGGCCTGTCGGCTGCCATGTTCGGCAAGCACATGGGCGCCCGCGTCATGGTCGTCGACATGAACGAGACGCGCCTCGACATGGCCCGCGCTCTCGGCGTGGCGCGCACCATCAATCCGGCCAAGCAGGATGTCCGCGACGAGGTTCTGAGCTTCACCAACGGCGTTGGCGCATCGGCTGCCGTCGATTGCTCGGCCAATCCGAGAGCCCGGTCGATGATGTTCGATTGCGTCAAGACCTGGGGCCGCGCTGCCTTTGTCGGCGAAGGCCATGATGTCCATCTCGATGTCAGCCCGCAGATCATCCACCGCCAGATCACCCTGATCGGCTCGTGGGTCTACAGCACGCCGATGATGATGGAACTCCTCGAAACGATTTCGCGTCATGGCCTGCCGCTCGGCGAGCTTCTCGTCTCCGATCGGTTCAGCCTCAAGGATGCACCGAAGGCCTTCGAGCGTTTCGCCGCCGGCGAGACAGCCGGAAAGTGCGTCTTCGTCGACTTCTGA
- a CDS encoding sugar ABC transporter substrate-binding protein: protein MTSTTVSTIPNYKRGWRHALRAGMATSCLVSALVAGLAGTADAADKIKIAQSIPTLNNPWYASFAKGSKDMAAALGVDLTLVTNPASTPFAPSAQINAIENLIARQPKVIQIDPTSTDGINTAIEEARNQGIKVVTDGINVSTDVDASVIADNKQGGELAGAYVAKALSGGGSVAMLQGPPGRDIITMRHDGFRQGLSANPQAKIVASQNADLDRSKGQTVTENVLEAHQDLKAIWGASDTMALGALEALKARNLAGKVLLGGFDGTPDAFQAIKDGQMSFTIDQVPYEMGATAIALSYKLATGQAPAEPHTVLETTLVDKSNVAAYLDQSADREKKTLAAVLAKYQLKAQSE from the coding sequence ATGACAAGCACTACCGTAAGCACCATTCCGAATTACAAGCGCGGATGGCGACATGCCCTGCGCGCCGGGATGGCCACGTCCTGCCTCGTGTCGGCGCTCGTCGCCGGTCTCGCCGGAACGGCCGATGCCGCCGACAAGATCAAGATCGCGCAGAGCATCCCGACCCTCAATAATCCCTGGTACGCATCCTTTGCGAAGGGCTCCAAGGACATGGCAGCGGCCCTCGGCGTGGATCTGACGCTGGTCACCAATCCGGCCTCGACACCCTTTGCTCCGAGCGCCCAGATCAATGCAATCGAGAACCTGATCGCCCGCCAGCCGAAGGTCATCCAGATCGATCCGACCAGCACGGACGGCATCAACACGGCGATTGAGGAAGCTCGTAACCAGGGCATCAAGGTCGTCACCGACGGCATCAATGTCAGCACCGATGTCGATGCCTCGGTCATTGCCGACAACAAGCAGGGTGGCGAACTGGCGGGAGCCTATGTCGCCAAGGCGCTGTCGGGTGGCGGCTCGGTCGCCATGCTGCAGGGCCCTCCCGGCCGCGACATCATCACCATGCGGCATGACGGTTTCCGTCAGGGGCTGAGCGCCAACCCGCAGGCAAAGATCGTCGCATCGCAGAACGCCGACCTCGACCGCTCCAAGGGCCAGACGGTCACCGAGAACGTCCTCGAGGCGCATCAGGACCTGAAGGCGATCTGGGGTGCATCCGACACGATGGCGCTCGGCGCACTGGAAGCCCTGAAGGCGCGGAACCTCGCCGGCAAGGTCCTGCTCGGCGGTTTCGATGGCACGCCGGACGCCTTCCAGGCGATCAAGGACGGCCAGATGAGCTTCACCATCGACCAGGTGCCTTATGAAATGGGCGCCACGGCGATTGCACTCTCCTACAAGCTCGCCACCGGCCAGGCGCCTGCCGAGCCCCACACGGTGCTGGAGACGACGCTCGTCGACAAGTCGAACGTTGCCGCCTACCTCGACCAGTCCGCCGACCGCGAGAAGAAGACGTTGGCTGCGGTCCTCGCCAAGTATCAGCTGAAGGCTCAGAGCGAGTAA